CTGGCCAAGCATGGCGTAATCAAAATAGTTGTATCAGAGAGTCTCAGTAAGTGTGAGCCATGAATTTTGGGAAAGGCAAAGAAGCTCCCATTTACAACTGGAAAACACAGCTCAAGTGCACCTTTTGTGTATGCTCACAATGATTAATGGGGGTCTGCTCAAACAGAATCCATAGGTGGAGGTAAGTATTTCATCTCCATCATTGATGACTATAGTAGAAAATTCCAAGCATGTGCAAAATTTAGAGATTGACATACTACACATGAGAATGAGAGGGGGTCTTTGTTGAAATATCTTAGAACTGATATTGGTATAGAGTTTTTATCTACTGAATTTAAGGATTTTTGCAAATTAAAGGGAATTAGAAGGCATAAGATAGCACCTAGGAATCCCCAACAAAATAGGGTGGTAGAGCAAATGAATAGTAATTTGCTAGAGAGGGTGAGGTGCATGTTGTTTTCTTCTGGATTACCTTTGAAATTCTGGGTTGAGGTTGTATCTACTGCTGCATCTCTGATCAACAAGGGTCTTTCTTCTGCAATTTCTAATGACATCCCAGATCAAAGATGGTATGGGAGTTTGAGAGATTGTTCAGTTTTGAAGTTATTTGGTTGTGCTACATATGCACATGTGAAACAGACCAAGCTGGGACCCAGGGCTAAGAAATGTGTGATGCTAGGGTACCAGGATGGTGTGAAGGGCTACAGGCTGTGGAGTCTGAAGAAAGATGgtcaaaatattattgtgaGCAGAGATGTAGTATTCAATGAAGAGGAAATGACATTCAAGAAGAATCAagtttttatgaaaatgacaaTCCTGATTTGCAGAATTTTTGAGTGGGTGAGAGCTCCAACATATCAGATATTGATGAAGACACTGTGATCATGGAAAATGTAGAAGAAGGTGGAGCTATTGAGCATCAATCACCTCAGAACAATAATGATTAGCAAACAACACCTGAGAGTCTCTCAGATACCAAGAAGAAATCCAATTAGGGATACCAGGTGACAAAcacggattttgcatgtttttaaggacgagatttgactcgttttaaatgtcaatcatgcaaattatgttcttaaattgcatatgttatacatttggtatttttgatgtgtttgttgataaatgatagaaaaaaaaagtgcaaaaaggccaaggtgcagcagcCTCTGTTCGAGCCCATTCTACCAgtgattttgaagtccaatcagtgcttagttcataccattctctttttctttgaaaGATCTTCGCGTGGATGTCTcgcacgtctcaatcggagttctgtggagaaagttatggctaTTCTACGAACAttgcgcagtgcagtcaaaGCTGACGGGAATTTAGGCGGAAATTCacggaagaaaataaattattatattgtgaagccaaatctctCCCATATCTTGAAGGCCACGaaaattaactttttccagcctataaatacctctaaacctaattttaatcttcatctcagagcctccaaTCCTTCTCCCTCTCTACCTTCTTCCATCCCACAATCCACACATATAAtcatccatcttccattggagcggagctctgcagatccaggcaagagaagactgaagattgaagattcaaccttgggttttatctatttctttcatgtctcgtactttatttgtagtttttacttgtctatgagtagaaCAACTTTTGTGGAATTTTTTGGTTAggatattaaattgattttcctTGTTAGCTCTTGCAGTTATATGATTTATCCTTGTGCCttctatattcaattgattagctACCTCTTGAATACATGTTAGAGTTGATTAGAGTACTCGGGAGACGAAATAGTTGACTTGGAAAAGAGATAATTCACACTTTAATTCAAtagaactcgggagagttgaggtttcaCGTGAGGTCGTTGGTCTTAACGATcttttaggagttaggtctaagaattagaaggggacttcaattattacacctaatctacggatttctcacctcgggagggggtttaatctagttAAGTGACCGACTTAATAACTCTAGAGACCGTAATTCAAGGAGGTCGATTGTGTTTTGGATCCTAAAATTCTACGTCATTAGCCTGATTTGTATCATATGTTTTTAtgcttctttttatttgtttatttatttctgtcTAGTTTAATAAATCAACCCAAAACCTTAGTGCCTCTAGATAATATATGATGCTTAGTATATGGTAgtcagttgcaatcttattccttgtgttcgatatcccggtactgacctttagctatactagatctaccttgtatgcttgcaggtatttttagtgctaataaatagtgcatcaagtttttggcgccgttacCGGGGAATATTATTGCTTTAAGCTGATATTGTAGAACAGTTGATAATACTACTTTGGAGTGTAATATTTTGtatagttttgttttgattttttcttttttttattatttgttttgcaaGGAGCACGAAGCGCAACAATGGATTACTCTACGCTCGTATGGAAGATGCAATTATCCGCTACAACATTTGATATGTTCCGTGGGGCGTGGGTGAGATATAAACATTTGATTGCTCCCTGGTTTTTATTAGTTTTCTCCTTTGTAGAGCTAATGTTTCTCCTCCGTAGAGCTAATGTTTCTCCGTAgagctgattttttttttataaaaaaaaaactaaaaaaaaaaatcttttcttttaactttttttttctcgttcgaatttttttcttttctgttttcctttttactttttattttcatttcttttcataaaaaaaaattttaaaaaaaccccACTTCCcccttatattttattttctccacaTAATGCACACATCCACACTACAAGTTCACATCACTTAATCAAATTCTTTGGATTCTACCAATTGTTCTTGTGCTCAACCGTCATCCAACACAAGGTATGTTCTTCTTGTAATTTCTGAGTTTTGAACTTGAATTCTTTCATTGAATGACTTTGTTGTTGATATGTATTGGTAGTTTGGATTGGAGTTTGAAGGAGAATGATGAATTTGTATGCTTTGGATTGAttggaattaattattgttcgGTGTGCTTGAGTATGTGGGTGAAAATTGAATATCACTTTGGCTTGATTGTTGATGGACACAGTTCATATTCATAGCATTGCGAGGCTATTTTATCTTGCATGaattgtgtatatttttaGATCTTAATTGTTCTGCGTGATCTTGGtctattattgaaaatttttgcaattaattGGGGGATAGAGAATATTGCGGAGGATGAAAAATGATCATGTTAAGGTAGATAATttgatttgcatattttatgccgtgatatgattaaattttgggGAATTGCCACATATTATGCATTGTACtacaattttcttcattctataCTCACATTGCGAAATTGTAGGTACAAAAGCATCCCCAAGGAAGTCCCGAGAATGGGGGCTACTTATGAGTTTCAAAGAACGTCAAGCTAAAGACGTTAACcaagcgcttgttgggaggcaacccaacattggtatcatttttttttcttattttttttatttttagtttactcacgtccctaccgacGTTTCAAACTTATTCTTAACGTAGttttgaataagtttggggggatgaaatggtggaccgtgagtttagttgtttttgttagttttttatttttattttagtaaaccCGAGGTGAATCTTGTCATGAGCATAACATAGAAAACTTAGAAATATTCATGTTTAGGGACATCAGACTGAGTTGCCTATGATAAAAAGTTTCTTTTATGTGTTGGTTGAGTTGACTTGATGCATTGATTTGAAGGTTTAGTGAAAATGTGCACAATTAatgaattgcttgtttgccttgaatcatgcttatacTTTGTGAGACTTGAGCTGtaaatttctttcttgtgtgatttatctgcattcatgtatttgtttctagaacttgctcctggTCTGCCTAAATCTACATAGTGTTTATCAAATAACATGCAGTGTACAGGGCTTCACCCCAAAACCTTTTTGACAAACCACTCTTGGACAGGAGACACCTGGCCTTTTCAAGTAAAGTCCTATTCATCCTCTCAGCGACTCCATTTTGCTGAGGGGTGTAAGGAGTAGTTTTATGTCTCCTAATCCCAGATTTTTGACACAAATAATCCATTTGAGCATTGCAAAACTCAAGGCCATTATCTGTCCTAATGGTCTTGATACACTTTCcagtttgattttcaattaaaactcTCCAATTTGAAAAGGTTTGAAAAACATCAGACTTatgttttaaaagaaaacaccaaacttttcttgaaaaatcatcCACAATGGATAGGAAATACACAGATCCAGAGTGAGTAGTTACAGAGGCAGGGCCCCAAACATCCATATGCAAGTACTCTAAGACAGTTTGACTAACATTTTCAGTCACAGGGGTGGGAAAAGACACCCTATGTTGTTTTCCCATCACACAAGTTTCACAAAAGGAGAGCTCATTTTTGAAATCCAACTCACTCAAAATATcagaatttttcaaaagttttaacCCCTTCTGACTCATGTGCCAAGTCTATTATGCCACAGTAAAGCCTTATCCATTTTAACCAGATTTACATTGTGATCATAACTAGTTAGAGGCTTAGCAGTACACACATACAGATTACACTTTTTCACAGCTTTAAACAGGCATAGCACACCCTTACAGATCTTCAAAATACCCTGCCCCCACTTACACTCAAAACCCTCATATTCAAGACAAGAGCAAGACAGCAAATTATAATTCAGATCAGGCACATATCTCACATTTTTCAAGGGCAGCAAGTATCCATTCTCAAACTTTAAAAGCACAGTACCAATGTCAAGAATTTTACACTTCTTGTCATTATAGATACAAAAGCATTTTCCACAGGTTTGAGAGAAGTAAAAGCATCTTTGAAAGGACATATGTGAAAAGTGCCTCCTGAATCAATTA
The genomic region above belongs to Salvia hispanica cultivar TCC Black 2014 chromosome 3, UniMelb_Shisp_WGS_1.0, whole genome shotgun sequence and contains:
- the LOC125210386 gene encoding uncharacterized protein LOC125210386; this encodes MESVANLARDDGADGVCFMNHDVFSVNSTSECFFTKNDWLIDSGGTFHICPFKDAFTSLKPVENAFFENGYLLPLKNVRYVPDLNYNLLSCSCLEYEGFECKWGQGILKICKGVLCLFKAVKKCNLYVCTAKPLTSYDHNVNLVKMDKALLWHNRLGT